The Schistocerca nitens isolate TAMUIC-IGC-003100 chromosome 6, iqSchNite1.1, whole genome shotgun sequence DNA segment TTAGATTTACGATAGAGCAGATAGCAGACTGTCATCTATGCTGCCAGAGACGTTACCTGTGGGTGAAGTTTTGAGTAAATAACAAGTAATTTAATTCAGTTGCGCTTAATATTCATATCAGTCAGATTAAACCCATTACTAATGCGATGAGTTTGCATATTCACTGTCAATCCGTTGCATTTTTATAGTCAACATCATTCACATATACTTACATAATCAATTAGTCTTTgagaatatttttgttataccTCGGGGCAGCTGTTTTATATTTCAGCCTGCATGTGGACGTACCACGAAAATAAAATAGATGTTGGCGTATGATATAATGTTTTTCAGTGGTCTGTTTTTTTCGATACGTACATGAGTTATAATGAAATTCCGTCGCTATTTTGTTCCTAGCATTTTAGTGTTGGATGGCTTCGCATATGGTTTGTTTGGCACGCTACATATGTTGCAATATCTTAGGTGGAAGTTGTTATATGAATCCCGGTACTTATGtatcatccatacatattataggAAAGGATGagtgtctgtctctccctctccctctccctctcagtgagtgagtgagtgtgtgtgtgtgtgtgtgtgtgtgtgtgtgtgtgtgtgtgttccacgttTCCTCCAGAACCACTGAACTGATTACATACACACTTGGTACACATATACCTTACTGTCACGTGACACTCATTGAAGGGGGTAAGAACCATAAAAGGGATGGGGTTAGGATGAAAAAGGGTCGTAGCCCGCGACGCGTTAATTTCCAGATTTTCACCATCCACTATTCGTGAACTActgcacttagcgacttgcaacgaacgttacacattatttcaaacttttacgaaacttttgtCGTTGGGAAcatctacaaaatgatgaaagaagaaatgTTTGTCGCTTTCTACTTTTTCCACTGTTCGTGCAGTAGAAGTACCGCATAAGGCATGGCGTTATAGTTAAACACTAATTGTATTTGCAACATACTTTACGAACAGTATGTACATGTcccactgaatgtaactgcaaaattatatcattgtatgacacagaaTTCAGATATGGGTTTATAAACAATGAGATAAGTGAAAAACGTCctcatcatgtatgacgtttaaatttattacgtcttttcTACCTACTGTATTCGCAAAAATATTCGCGTACAGTATGCTCATATACCGCTGAATCTAgctacaaaattatttcattgttcgagacatagttcaagagatatgacgtgatAAACGTTAACTAGTAGTCCAGACGCTGCGTGGTACGGGCATGGACGTTCAGCTACAAACAACGCCAAATTTCTCCATTAGTACATTAAATTGTCAACATGGCATTCTGACGTTTTTATGTATGTTGCTTTTTTACTATATGTATGTGTTTTGATGGAGTTTCACTGATGACTGAAAATGACTATGAAGCTGAAATTGGCCCGTTGAAAATCAAAATGGAAACTGTACTTACCATAATGAGCAATTGAGTTAGTGGATCCAtgtgaaaacaaaattaaattctagaataaaagttaaaaaaatcaAATCCACATTTATAGCACTTTCACGAAGTGACACTGTAATTTGTGGCCACAAGTTTCAGTCTTGTTTTCCAGTTGTACTTAATTCAAATGAACAGTGAATCATTTTATTCAAGACTACAGATTTGGTCTGTATTATAAAGATTAAATAGTTTTATCATGAAGTCTACATACAAATCGTGAGCAGACAAAAACGAATAACAAGTCCAACCTGTTAGTACCTAATTTTGTACTTGCTTCAAATTTTAGAAGTGCAGCTTTTAGTTTGCCACTATGAAAACCATAACATCTCCAattaatgaagtagaaaataaagCAAATTTTTCTAATCTCATAAAATATTACAGTAGACTGTTTTTAAAATCTACTCTCTATCTATATAGAAAAATACATTTATTGCAGTTCATACATTACATCTTGACCCTCCTCTCATAAAACATTTGAACTAATAAATATAGAAGTCCGAGTCAAAGTAGGGATAGTGGACGTCAATGATAAACTCAATATTTTAAAATCCGTAACGATCACCTACTTATAATAGTGTCTACCCTTCGATATTAAAAGCGCTACGTTTGTTATTTACTAATCCATTTGATAATGGAATTAAATAGAGAGTTTGAGTGAGGATGATGATTTCCATCGAAGGACTCAGTCTTTCTCTTGTATCATTGGGGGTGACCTGGCGTCTGGATATTGATGCCGTGAACTTTTTAGTTCAAGGGTTTGAAGTTCAGGTTACGTATTTACCATAGCCAATTTGTGCTCGTAAGTGAAACGTCACGGACCATTAGATATTGGTCTTGCTTGTAATCCAGGAGCGCAGACTGCCCACACTGGCGTAGACGGAGCCCGCTTTCTCGCAGTAGCCGCTCATCTTCCACGAGACGATGCCGATCTGCGTACCTCCGCTGACCAGGGGGCCGCCGGAGTCTCCACCGCAGGCAGCCTTCCCCGCCTCGCCGGCGCAGATCATGCGCTCAGACACGTGGGACAGGTCTCTCACCCTGCTTATCGAGTTGATGATGCTCTGGCACGTCTCCCTGTCGATGACGTTGACGTCGACTTTCTGCAGCACGTCTGGTAGAGGACCGTTGGTTATAAGCACGCCCCAGCCGGTCAGTGTGGCAGCAAGACCCCCAGGGGGGTCGTAGTCTGCAGCAGGCAGGCCGATTGTCTGGACGTTGTCTCCCAACGGAAATGACCCTGAGATCTTGGAAACGAGAACAAAA contains these protein-coding regions:
- the LOC126263455 gene encoding trypsin alpha-3-like, which codes for MPRAPSALILCLVAECLALPSGSGHWRTAHDRVVGGSDANISEYPYSLQLMVSGEFYCCASVIGANWVLTAGHCLEGVTTDILSFRAGTSTRDTGGTVHDALTAISHEQYNTYTLDYDIGVVQISGSFPLGDNVQTIGLPAADYDPPGGLAATLTGWGVLITNGPLPDVLQKVDVNVIDRETCQSIINSISRVRDLSHVSERMICAGEAGKAACGGDSGGPLVSGGTQIGIVSWKMSGYCEKAGSVYASVGSLRSWITSKTNI